TGACCATCCCGGGAATCTGCCCTCGCAAGGCCAGCTCCCGTAGACAGATACGGCACAGACGAAAGCGACGGTAGTAACCCCGGGCACGACCGCACCGCTCGCACCGATTTCGGTGGCGCACCCGGAATTTGGGTTTCTTTTTCGCCTTCACGCGCAGGCAGGTTCTCGCCATCGGACGTTCCTCTCCCTCACATCCGGAAGGGCATCCCGAAGGCCCGCAGGAGAGCCTTGGCTTCCGCGTCGCTTTTCGCCGTCGTCACGATCGAGACGGTCATCCCGTAGACCTTTTCGACTTTGTCGAGGTCGATCTCCGGAAAGATGATCTGCTCGCGGATACCGAGCGAATAGTTCCCGCGGCCGTCGAACGACCGGTCGGAAAGCCCCCGGAAATCCCGCACCCGGGGCAGCGCCACGTTGAGAAGCCGGTCGAGGAACTCGTACATGCGGTTCCCGCGCAACGTGACGGCGCAGCCGATCGGCATCCCTTCCCGGAGCTTGAAGTTCGCGATCGCCTTTCGGGCTCGCGTGACGACGGGCCTCTGTCCCGTGATCGCCGCGAGCTCCTGGACGACGCTCTCGAGAAGCTTGGCGTTCTGCGACATCTCCCCGAGCCCGACGTTCACCGTGACCTTTTCCAGGCGTGGTACCTGGAAAGGGTTCTTGTAGCCGAGCTCCTTCATCAGGTCGGGCACGATTTCGCGCTCGTAGCGCTCTCGCAATCTGGGTTTCATGGTCGAATCAACGGTCCACCTGCTCGCCGCACCGCTTGCAGTACCGGACGCGCCGCCCGTCCTCGAGAACACGGGTACCGGTCCGGACGGGCTTGTTGCAACGGTCGCAGAGCAGGAGCACGTTCGAGACGTGGATCGGCGCTTCTTTTTCGATGATTCCCTGCGGTCCCTGCGCCCCCCTCGGGCGGGCGTGCCGCTTGACCAGGTTCAGACGTTCGATGAGCACGCGCTGCTTTTCCGGGAGGACCTTCAACACCTTGCCGGTCTTTCCCCGCTCCCGGCCGGCGATGACCATCACGGTGTCGCCTTTTCGAATTTTCGCCAGTCCCATCGCTTCAGAGCACCTCGGGTGCGAGCGAAAGGATCTTCGTGAACTTCTTCGCCCGGAGCTCTCGGGCCACGGGACCGAAAATCCGCGTTCCGATCGGCTCTCTCTGGTTGTCGATCAGCACCGCCGAGTTCGTGTCGAAGCGAATGTAGGAGCCGTCGGGCCTCGGGACCTCTTTCGCCGTCCGCACTACCACGGCTTTCACCACCGAGCCTTTTTTCACCTTGGAGTTGGGGACCGCTTCCTTGACCGAAACCACGATGATGTCCCCCACGGTGGCATATTTCCGCCGGGTTCCCCCCAGGACCTTGATGCAAAGGACCCGCCGAGCTCCCGAATTGTCCGCGACGTCGAGCACCGTCTCTGCCTGGATCATCCCTTCTCACCTCCGGCTAGGTAGCGGCGCGCTTCAGGATCGCTTGTACCCGCCAGCGCTTGTCGCGGCTGAGCGGCCTCGTTTCGACGATCTGCACTTCGTCGCCCGTCCGGCACGCGTTCGCCTCGTCGTGCGCCTTGAACTTCTTCCGGCGCCGGACGTACTTGCCGTACTTCGGGTGCCGGACCAAACGCTCCACCTGGACGACCACGGTCTTGTCCATCTTGTCGCTGACGACGACGCCCCTGCGAATTTTCGGCTTTCCCCTCATCTTCGTTCCGATCCCCGCAGCTCTCGCTCCCTCAGAATCGTCTGGATTCGGGCGATGTCCTTCCGTGTCTTCGAAAGCTTCGACGTGTCCTCGAGCTGCGCCGTGGCATGACGCAAGCGCAGCCGAAAGAGCTCCTCGCGCAGCTCCCGGAGCTTTTCGCGAAGTGCATCGTCACCGAGCTCGCGCAACTCAGCGGGCCGCATGCGTCCCCTCCGCGCGACTGAGGAACTGCGTGGGAATGGAAAGCTTGTGGGCGGCCAGTCGGAACGCCTCCCGGGCCGTGGCTCCGTCCACCCCTTCCATTTCGAAGAGAATGCGCCCCGGCTTCACCACCGCGACCCACGACTCCGGGGAACCCTTCCCTTTCCCCATCCGTGTCTCGGCCGGCTTCTTCGTGAGAGGCTTGTCCGGAAAGACTCGAATCCACACCCGGCCGCCGCGCTTGATGTGTCGTGTGAGGGCCACACGGGCCGCCTCGAGTTCGCGGGCGGAAACCCACCCCCTGCCCGTGGCCTGCAACCCGTAGTCTCCGAAGGCCAGCGTACAACCGCGGTAGGCGATCCCGCGGACCCGGCCTTTCTGCATCTTGCGGTACTTGACTTTTTTCGGCGCCAGCATCTCACACCCCGATCGCGACCTTCTGTTCCTCTTCTTCCCGAGTCAGAATCTCGCCGCGGAAAATCCAGACCTTGACGCCGATGACGCCGTACGTCGTCTTGGCCAGGGCGAAGCCGTACGAGATGTCCGCCCGCAGCGTATGGAGCGGGACCCTGCCTTCCCGGTACCACTCGGTCCGGGCGATTTCGGCCCCTCCCAGACGGCCCGCACACTGGACACGCACCCCCTGGGCCCCCATGCGCATGGCGCGACTCACCGCTTCCTTCATCGCCCGACGGAAACCGACGCGCCGCTCGAGTTGGAGCGCGACGTTCTCGGCCACGAGCTGCGCGTCGAGGTCGGGCCGCCGCACCTCGTGGATGTTGAGGTAGGTCTCTTTCTTGGTGAGCTTCGAGAGGTCGGCCTTCAACTTCTCGATTTCCGCCCCCTTCTTCCCGATCACGATCCCCGGTCGGGCCGTGTGGATGTTGATCTTGGCCTTGTTCGCGGCACGCTCCACCTCGATCTTGGAAATGCCGGCGTGGTAGAGCCGCTCCTTGAGGAAGTCCCGGATGCGAAGGTCCTCGTGGAGGAGCTCGGCGTAGTCCCGCCGCGCATACCACTTGGACTCCCATGTTTCCGTGATTCCGAGCCGGAAGCCCTTGGGATGCGTCTTCTGTCCCATTCTCTCAGCCCCTCTCGTCGACGACCACCGTGAGGTGGGAAGTACGTTTGCGGATCCTCGTGGCGCGTCCCTGGGCTCGGGGCAGGAACCGTTGCCACGTCGGGCCCTCGTCCACCGTGATGCGCTTGAGGTAGAGCCGGTCGACGTCCACCGTTTGCGTATTCTGGGCGTTCGCGACGGCCGAACGGATGGCCTTGGCCACCAGCCGCGAAGCCCGCTTGGGCACGTACTCGAGCAACTCGAGCGCCTCCTCCACCCTCTTTCCCCGCACGAGATCGGCGACGAGCCGCATCTTCCGCGGAGCGATTCTGAGGTAACGTTGTACGGCACGCGCTTCCATCGCCGCCCCCTAGGACTTGGCCCCTCCTTTGAGTTCCGCCTTGCGGTCGCCGGCGTGCCCGTGGAAGGTCCGAGTGGGCGAAAACTCCCCGAGCTTGTGACCGACCATGTTCTCGGTCACGAAGACGGGGATGAACTTCCGTCCGTTGTGGACGGCGAAGGTGTGCCCCACCATCTCGGGGGTGATCGTCGACCGCCGGGACCAGGTCCGGATGACCTTCTTTTCTCCCGAGGCGTTGAGCGCCCGTACCTTCCGGAGGAGATGGGCGTCGACGAACGGACCTTTTTTGACGGATCGGGCCACCTGTTCCCTCCCCTCGCGCGCTAGGTACTCGACCGCCGCTTCACGATCCAGCGATCGCTGGGCTTTTTCTTCCGAGTCTTGTACCCCTTGGTGGGCTTGCCCCACGGCGTCTGGGGATGATTTCCCTTCGACCTGCCTTCGCCCCCGCCGTGCGGGTGGTCCACGGGATTCATCGCGATCCCCCGCACCCGGGGTCTCCGCCCGAGCCACCGGGCACGGCCCGCCTTCCCGAGGGAAATGTTCTCGTGGTCGAGATTTCCCACCTGACCGATCGTAGCCCGGCAACTCGAGGGCACGTAGCGCAGCTCCCCCGAGGGGAGCTTGAGCAACACGAGGCGATCCTCCCGGGCCATCACCTGGATGGCAGCGCCGGCACTGCGCCCCAGTTGGGCCCCCTTGCCCGGCTTCAGCTCGACGTTGTGGACGACCGTGCCCACGGGAATCCTGCCCAACGGGAGCGCGTTCCCCGGCCGGATGTCGGCATCCTCGCCCGAAAGCACGGTGTCGCCGACCTGGAGGCCCAGAGGTGCCACGATGTAACGCTTCTCTCCGTCCGCGTAGTGCAGCAGCGCGATCCGCGCGGAACGGTTCGGATCGTACTCGATCGCCGCCACGCGCGCCGGAACTCCGTCCTTGTCCCGACGGAAGTCCACGATCCGGTACCGCCGCTTGTGACCGCCCCCGCGATGCCGGACCGTGATGCGCCCGGTGGAGTTCCTTCCTCCCGACCGCCGCCACGGCGCGAGCAGGCTCCGCTCGGGTTCCGTCTTCGTGATGTCGGAAAAATCCGCGACCGTCTGGAATCGCCGCCCGGGCGAGGTAGGAGCGAGCTGCCGAACCATGGGTCACACACCCTCGAAGAAGTCGATTCGGTGCCCCTCGGCGAGGGTCACGTAGGCCTTTTTCCAGTCCGGCCGCTTTCCGAGGGACCGGCCGATTCTCTTTTTCTTGCCGAGGTAGCGAGCCGTCCGGACCGCTTCGACCTTCACGCGAAAGAGGGCCTCGACGGCACGCCGGATGTCGTGCTTGGTCGCTTTCGGGTGGACCCGAAAGACGACCTGGTTCGCCGCCTCGTTCACGAGCGTCCCCTTTTCCGTGATCAAAGGCGCCTGGATCACTTCGTGGGGTTCCATCACTCCGACCACCGTTCGCGTAATTTCTCGAGGGCCGACCGGGTCAGGACCAGGCGATCGTACCGCAGAATGTCGTACGGGTTGATCCCCTCGACCCGGAGGACCTTCACGCGCGGGAGGTTCCGCGCCGATTTTTCGAGCGTTTCGTTGGGCTCGCCGGTGACCAGGAGCCCGCTTTCCACGCCGAGCCGCTCGAGCAGCGCCACGACCGCCTTCGTCTTGATCTCCGGAAGGTCGAGATTCTCGACCACCAGGAGTTTGTCTTCTCTCGCCTTCAGCGACAACGCCGAAGCGAGAGCGGCGCGTCGTGCCGTGCGCGGCATCCGGTAGGAATAGTCGCGTGGTTTCGGGCCGAAAACCGTGCCTCCACCCACCCAGAGAGGCGAACGGATACTTCCGGCCCGCGCCCTACCCGTCCCCTTCTGGCGCCACGGCTTGCGGCCCCCTCCGCGCACCTCCCCGCGGGTCTTCGTGCACGCCGTGCCCGCTCTCCGGTTCGCGAGCTGCATCTTGACGGCTTCGTAGAGCAGGTGGCGCCGCACGGGGCCGCAAAAGGCGGGCGGAAGCGACACTTCCCCGAGCACCTGGTTGTCCGAGCTTCTCAGCGGAACTCGCATTTCCTCAGCCATGACGCCGCCCCTTCACCGCGGGTCGAACCAGGACGAAGCCGTTCCTCGCCCCCGGCACGGCCCCCCGGACGACGAGCACGTTCTCGTCCGGGTGAACCGCGACGACTTCGAGGTTCTGGATCGTCACCCTTTCTCCCCCGTACCGCCCCGCCATGCGCTTCCCCTTGAACACCCTCCCGGGGAAGGACCGGTTCCCGATGGAGCCACCGTGGCGGAAGTACTCGTGGGTTCCGTGGCTCGCGGGCGCGCCTCCGAATCCGTGGCGCTTCATCACCCCCGTGAAACCCCGGCCCTTGGTCGTGCCCGTCACGTCCACGAGATCGCCCACGCGGAAAAGATCCCCCACGCGGATCTCCTGCCCGAGTTGGAACTGGGAGGAGTCCTCGACGCGGAACTCCCGCAGGATTCGGAAGACGCCCTTGCCGGCCTTCTCGCAGTGGTTCCGGTAGGGCTTGGGCACGCGCTCGGCCTTCTTGGAACCGAATCCGAGCTGGAGTGCCGCATAGCCGTCCCGGTCCGGAGTTTTGGCCTGGACGACGACGCAGGGCCCGGCCTCGATCACGGTCACGGGCTCCACGTCCCCCCGCTCGGTGAAGACCCTGGTCATCCCCACTTTCCGGCCGATCAATCCGAGCGCCATGGCCCTCGCTCCCCGCTCACTGCAGCTTGATCTCCACGTCCACGCCCGCGGCGAGGTCGAGTTTTCCGAGAGCGTCGATCGTCTGCTGGGTCGGCTCGAGAATGTCGAGAAGCCTCTTGTGGGTACGGATCTCGAACTGTTCCCGCGACTTTTTGTCCACGTGGGGCGAGCGGTTCACGGTGAATCGCTCGATCCGGGTCGGCAACGGAATCGGACCCGCCACGCGCCCCCCCGTCCTGCGGACGGTATCGACGATTTCCTTGACGGACTGGTCCAGCAGTCGGTGGTCGTAAGCCTTCAGTCGGATGCGGATCCTCTCGTTCATCTCCCCCTACCGGTTCCGCGAGATCCCGTTCCCCCCGCGCCCTTTCCTCACTCGAGGATTTTGGTGACGACGCCGGCTCCGACGGTACGGCCCCCCTCGCGGATCGCAAAGCGCAGCCCCTCTTCCATCGCAATCGGCGTGATCAACTCCACCGTGAGCTTCACGTTGTCCCCCGGCATCACCATCTCCGTCCCCTGCGGCAACCTCGCCACCCCCGTCACGTCCGTCGTCCGAAAGTAGAACTGCGGACGATACCCGTCGAAAAACGGCGTGTGCCGCCCCCCCTCCTCCTTCGTCAGCACGTACACCTCCGCCTCGAACTTCGTGTGCGGCGTGATCGTACCGGGCTGCGCCAACACCTGCCCCCGCTCCACCTCGTCCCGCTTCGTCCCACGCAAAAGACACCCCACGTTGTCCCCAGCCTGCCCCTCGTCCAGCACCTTGCGGAACATCTCCACCCCCGTCACCACCGTCTTCTGCGTCGGCCGTATCCCCACGATCTCCACCTCGTCCCCCACCCGAATCCTCCCACGCTCGATCCTCCCCGTCACCACCGTCCCGCGCCCGCTGATCGAAAACACGTCCTCCACCGGCATCAAAAACGGCTTGTCCACGTCCCGCTCGGGCTGCGGAATGTAGTTGTCCACCGCCTCCATCAACTTCCAAATCGCCCCCTCCCCGATCTCGCTCTTGTCCCCCTCGAGCGCCTTCAACGCACTCCCTCGAATCACCGGTACCTCGTCCCCCGGAAACTCGTACTTCGTCAAAAGCTCCCTCACCTCCAGCTCCACCAAATCCAAAAGCTCCGGGTCGTCCACCATGTCCACCTTGTTCATGAACACCACGATCGCAGGTACCCCCACCTGCCGCGCCAACAAAATGTGCTCCCGCGTCTGCGGCATCGGCCCGTCCGAAGCCGCCACCACCAAAATCGCCCCGTCCATCTGCGCCGCACCCGTGATCATGTTCTTGATGTAGTCCGCGTGCCCAGGACAGTCCACGTGCGCG
The sequence above is a segment of the Candidatus Binatia bacterium genome. Coding sequences within it:
- the rplN gene encoding 50S ribosomal protein L14 yields the protein MIQAETVLDVADNSGARRVLCIKVLGGTRRKYATVGDIIVVSVKEAVPNSKVKKGSVVKAVVVRTAKEVPRPDGSYIRFDTNSAVLIDNQREPIGTRIFGPVARELRAKKFTKILSLAPEVL
- the tuf-1 gene encoding elongation factor Tu, which codes for MAKQKFERKKPHCNVGTIGHIDHGKTTLTAAITKVLSEKGLAQYTPFEQIDKAPEEKARGITIATSHVEYETEKRHYAHVDCPGHADYIKNMITGAAQMDGAILVVAASDGPMPQTREHILLARQVGVPAIVVFMNKVDMVDDPELLDLVELEVRELLTKYEFPGDEVPVIRGSALKALEGDKSEIGEGAIWKLMEAVDNYIPQPERDVDKPFLMPVEDVFSISGRGTVVTGRIERGRIRVGDEVEIVGIRPTQKTVVTGVEMFRKVLDEGQAGDNVGCLLRGTKRDEVERGQVLAQPGTITPHTKFEAEVYVLTKEEGGRHTPFFDGYRPQFYFRTTDVTGVARLPQGTEMVMPGDNVKLTVELITPIAMEEGLRFAIREGGRTVGAGVVTKILE
- the rpsQ gene encoding 30S ribosomal protein S17, whose product is MRGKPKIRRGVVVSDKMDKTVVVQVERLVRHPKYGKYVRRRKKFKAHDEANACRTGDEVQIVETRPLSRDKRWRVQAILKRAAT
- the rpsC gene encoding 30S ribosomal protein S3, producing the protein MGQKTHPKGFRLGITETWESKWYARRDYAELLHEDLRIRDFLKERLYHAGISKIEVERAANKAKINIHTARPGIVIGKKGAEIEKLKADLSKLTKKETYLNIHEVRRPDLDAQLVAENVALQLERRVGFRRAMKEAVSRAMRMGAQGVRVQCAGRLGGAEIARTEWYREGRVPLHTLRADISYGFALAKTTYGVIGVKVWIFRGEILTREEEEQKVAIGV
- the rpsJ gene encoding 30S ribosomal protein S10, with protein sequence MNERIRIRLKAYDHRLLDQSVKEIVDTVRRTGGRVAGPIPLPTRIERFTVNRSPHVDKKSREQFEIRTHKRLLDILEPTQQTIDALGKLDLAAGVDVEIKLQ
- the rplE gene encoding 50S ribosomal protein L5 encodes the protein MKPRLRERYEREIVPDLMKELGYKNPFQVPRLEKVTVNVGLGEMSQNAKLLESVVQELAAITGQRPVVTRARKAIANFKLREGMPIGCAVTLRGNRMYEFLDRLLNVALPRVRDFRGLSDRSFDGRGNYSLGIREQIIFPEIDLDKVEKVYGMTVSIVTTAKSDAEAKALLRAFGMPFRM
- the rpsS gene encoding 30S ribosomal protein S19; its protein translation is MARSVKKGPFVDAHLLRKVRALNASGEKKVIRTWSRRSTITPEMVGHTFAVHNGRKFIPVFVTENMVGHKLGEFSPTRTFHGHAGDRKAELKGGAKS
- the rplW gene encoding 50S ribosomal protein L23 encodes the protein MEPHEVIQAPLITEKGTLVNEAANQVVFRVHPKATKHDIRRAVEALFRVKVEAVRTARYLGKKKRIGRSLGKRPDWKKAYVTLAEGHRIDFFEGV
- the rpmC gene encoding 50S ribosomal protein L29, with protein sequence MRPAELRELGDDALREKLRELREELFRLRLRHATAQLEDTSKLSKTRKDIARIQTILRERELRGSERR
- the rplX gene encoding 50S ribosomal protein L24, with translation MGLAKIRKGDTVMVIAGRERGKTGKVLKVLPEKQRVLIERLNLVKRHARPRGAQGPQGIIEKEAPIHVSNVLLLCDRCNKPVRTGTRVLEDGRRVRYCKRCGEQVDR
- the rpsZ gene encoding 30S ribosomal protein S14 type Z, producing MARTCLRVKAKKKPKFRVRHRNRCERCGRARGYYRRFRLCRICLRELALRGQIPGMVKASW
- the rplC gene encoding 50S ribosomal protein L3: MALGLIGRKVGMTRVFTERGDVEPVTVIEAGPCVVVQAKTPDRDGYAALQLGFGSKKAERVPKPYRNHCEKAGKGVFRILREFRVEDSSQFQLGQEIRVGDLFRVGDLVDVTGTTKGRGFTGVMKRHGFGGAPASHGTHEYFRHGGSIGNRSFPGRVFKGKRMAGRYGGERVTIQNLEVVAVHPDENVLVVRGAVPGARNGFVLVRPAVKGRRHG
- the rplP gene encoding 50S ribosomal protein L16 encodes the protein MLAPKKVKYRKMQKGRVRGIAYRGCTLAFGDYGLQATGRGWVSARELEAARVALTRHIKRGGRVWIRVFPDKPLTKKPAETRMGKGKGSPESWVAVVKPGRILFEMEGVDGATAREAFRLAAHKLSIPTQFLSRAEGTHAAR
- the rplV gene encoding 50S ribosomal protein L22, which gives rise to MEARAVQRYLRIAPRKMRLVADLVRGKRVEEALELLEYVPKRASRLVAKAIRSAVANAQNTQTVDVDRLYLKRITVDEGPTWQRFLPRAQGRATRIRKRTSHLTVVVDERG
- the rplB gene encoding 50S ribosomal protein L2, yielding MVRQLAPTSPGRRFQTVADFSDITKTEPERSLLAPWRRSGGRNSTGRITVRHRGGGHKRRYRIVDFRRDKDGVPARVAAIEYDPNRSARIALLHYADGEKRYIVAPLGLQVGDTVLSGEDADIRPGNALPLGRIPVGTVVHNVELKPGKGAQLGRSAGAAIQVMAREDRLVLLKLPSGELRYVPSSCRATIGQVGNLDHENISLGKAGRARWLGRRPRVRGIAMNPVDHPHGGGEGRSKGNHPQTPWGKPTKGYKTRKKKPSDRWIVKRRSST
- the rplD gene encoding 50S ribosomal protein L4, whose translation is MAEEMRVPLRSSDNQVLGEVSLPPAFCGPVRRHLLYEAVKMQLANRRAGTACTKTRGEVRGGGRKPWRQKGTGRARAGSIRSPLWVGGGTVFGPKPRDYSYRMPRTARRAALASALSLKAREDKLLVVENLDLPEIKTKAVVALLERLGVESGLLVTGEPNETLEKSARNLPRVKVLRVEGINPYDILRYDRLVLTRSALEKLRERWSE